TCTGCCAGAAGGGGTGGCACAGCATTTCCAATCTGAACAAAATAGATTAGATCTTTAAATACACAGTGGATAAATGCACTTGCCAGCCTCTGAATTGCCCTTGGGGTGCCTCTGAAGACAAAGTTGTCTGGAAATGACTGGGCGCGAGCGATTTCCCTCAGCGTAATGGTCCGGTCAACTTGTGGGTGAATTAGGGTTCCACTCTTTGATGCCAAATTTTGCGAGGCAATTATAGTTTTAAACTTCTTGTTCCACTCGAGCCGTCCATAGGCGCCCTTCCACCAGCCATTGCGTGGCCCTGTTCTGGAAAGCATGTTTGGAGCCAGATTTGTCCGTTGCAGCCCGCTTAAAAGCAATACAATAATGTTAAATTCCTGTTGGGAGAGCAGTAAACCACATTTCCTACCATTGATCTGCAGGCTCAGTCAGCAAAACAGACCAGTCCTCTCCAGGCTTGATCTTGCTTATTCTGACCTGGTCTACTCGAGATAGTGGTTTTACCATCCTATGAAGTTTAACTCTATCACTGCCTCGGCGCATCTGCAAAACACATTGCTGCTCAAAGTACAATGaacacttttatttcattaattttgcaagcgCGGAGGGAATTTGTACATGATCTCAGTAGGGCACATTTCTATGGTGCTCCAGACGCATATTGTTTCTCCCGCAGggttaaaattacaaaaattgaaaaagcaacACACATGGTCCCCCCCCTGGAGACGGAGTTGAGATCTTTGAACAGATTTAGAAGTTACTTTGAGCCAATAATTTGCAACTGCTGTTGTATAGGAGGGACTATAAGTTGTTGCAGAGCGAATAAATGATATTGAATGACACGGCAGTCGCTAAAAAATATAGCAACTCCGGTAGCAGGGGGGGACCAAAAGTGGTTCACATCATAATTTGATATTCTTGTTACCTTTGCCTGATAGGCAGACTGCACAGGCGGGTATGGTTTCGCCCCGAGTGTGGTCTCCAAGTCCTTCAGGTCACTAATTGCATCCCGGACAGTAACAGGTCCAAAAATTGCAGGCTCTTCATTACAGAAATCCTGCAAGAATCATGCCATTAGAATAGTTAGAATATTTCACAAGTGAAAATCGAGAAACCAATGGGCAACTGCCGCACTGCAGTTTTTGGCACTTCCTTCCAGACAGGTGTGTTCTCCGCGGGATGTCAGGGAGTTCTTCATTGCCAAGAGCcccaacaaggaaattcaggaaaataaataatcgcctgatttgtgcaaataattatttcatcttcACATATACCTCTGCCTAAGTTGAGGTACTCCAAAATCATCGGCTAGAAGCACCATCATCCTCGCCTGGTAACCGTGGTCCAGAGCGGTTTTTAGAGATTCCCTGAGATGCTTCCCCTTGTCATGTGTAACAATTTCCTTCACATTTTCCATGATGAAGAAACGGGGCATGAGAAATTTCACTACATCCATGAATATTCCGGTCCGGCTGATCTAGAGAAATGCACATTTCTTAATAATCTATCTGTCATAACTcattcttttatttcttttgcaacATGGTAACCAGGTGGATCTATTTGTTACATCTtagagaattaaaataaatctaattattcTGATCACATGCGttattattgtaataaaaatagtgattcaagaattaaaaaaaaaatcgtttaaatatttctcatcccgtaatttaaaaaaatacaaacattaaTTGATGCTCTCTTGCTTTTCTTCTGCCCGTTGCACTGAGAAAATCCTTGACATGGAGGACCGCCGATAATGACCTCCACCTCACCCTGCTGTTGTAGACCTTGTCCCAACTGGCAAAACAAGAGAATTTCtaatgagaaaaatggcaTATGATGATATGAAAGCTCTATACTCTTTACACTTGCTGCAGCCAATGCTCGACATAATCGCAATATACGCTAGCCTGGGGAAAATTTCGCTTGAATGTGCTGCAGGCTATTTGATTTGAATCCACTGCCCACAAGGTTCTGGTCAGCGAACTCATTTCAAGCCCGACACTCATTCCTCCGCAGCCAGCGAACAGATCAAGGCAGCGCAGAGGTCTGCGAGGGACAGTTGAAATAGCAGCcatgatttgatattttgcagGGTGAGCAATTTCTTGCACGCGACCAGATTCAGCTTCTTTCACCGCACAACACGAGAAGGATGGAACGCCTGTAAAGCTCGTTGTTGGAGTAACCAACATTTCCTTCCTGCTTGCAGCAAAGAAGACCTGCACAACGCGCTGAACACGACTCAGTGGAACGATGCGGGCTGCAGAAGgaattataatacatattaattcatttaatatatATCTTCTCAATGCAACATACAACAATTTGTGagaatttgcatattttcagCCTTGCCATTTCCATCCCTTTCAAATGCTGCAGCCCTCAGCCTGATTTTACAAGCAGATCTTGAACTACCTGCCTTCACACCCTCTGGTAGAATGATGCCTTCAACCCTCACAATAGAAAGCAGCTCTTGTTTTTCACATTCAACGGCAACACAAGTGTGTCTTGAGATAAACATGCCTAAATACTCCACAGTGGGTTGACCATTAATTCCGCTAGCcacaatttttgcattgccAATTTTCCACCACGCCCTTCCACCCGAGCATTTCAGCCCGGACACAAATTCGACTGGCAGCTTGAATGCGTTATTCATTTCcaacctttaaaatatatttattaataaatttatagaacGTAAAGGTGAGGGTTGCATTACTTTTattgtacatattttaacttaatcTCACTTTACCTGTATCTACAGAAGAACATGTCTTCCCCTTCAGCTTGTGTGGCACCAACACTTACACAGCACCTCAGATCCTTTTCCACTACCTCGCAGCATCTGTCAGTTTGGAACAGTTCCCTTCCATCCGCTTTTTCTCCAAGTAAAGAGAACGCAGCCCgcctaaaatataatttttaacagcatCCTCATCATGCACCATAAACTGCTAAAAACTTACCGATATATGCATCCATGGTATCTATTACCATCTCTGAATTCTTCTTCAACCTTAAAAGACACAATCCTGATAACTTCACCTGCACCATACTTCCAGAATGTGCCAAGAGGCTTCATTTTCTTCGGGCTGCAGCATcaacaataaacaataaaaacaaaacacttGAACACATCCGGTACGCGCCAtaacaaatcaatcaaaaattggCGCGCTTTTAAcagatgcaaaaatttgatttttgattaaatactaaaatttcacccgacatatttaaaatttttactacaAAGTATCCTACAGGCTGCTAGCgatttatcagatttttttagccATCTTGAACCGCAAacaattgttgaaaaatgtgGATCTATCGAATTATGGGTTCTTACATTGACTCGATCACACGCTATTCGCTCCCAAATttggttttggaattttttaatcacacatACAGCCCGTCCACTTGTTTTGCACGGTTCAtcagagcaaaaagcagcttatttctgaaaattgcaatattttgctcgTGCTGCCGCGCAAGCTGCATGAGAGGCATAGGGTGTGAAGGCGCCTCTGTCcgaacaatttgcaaattgccgTTATTAATTGTTATACCACTGCAGATGGGTTCAAAGGTGATCAGTTGTCTTGCGGGatgctcttttaatattttccacgctagcaataatttttaaatcgccaattttgagaaatacgCATGGATCTATGgtgaaaaattgacaaaaagatGATAGATCCCGgcccaaaaattccaaaaactgtcaaaacatGCTTTTCCCGatttatcagatttttctGGCAATCTGGAACCGCAAACAATTGTTGGAAAAAAGTGATCTATCGCTGCACAAACGTTTTTCATTTAGATCtgtttattccatttttctttcccGCCCCTGCACATTTCGCACCAATTTTCAAATCCTATTTCCTACCGCGCCGCTCTTTAGCCAATAACATCACACTTTCGATTTCAAAGCATCacactttcaatttcaatgcaCCACAAGCGACACCACCTCCTTGCTCACTCTCACTTTCATCAGCTGATTGTTATTGTGCATCGTGCTTCACACATTGAACGTAATTTCCCTCAAGCCTACaggacacacacacaaaatggAAAGGCATTGGGAAAGGGCAAAAGACTTCCCCAATTCACGCGCGTTCAACTGGTCAGATTGCCTCGGTTTTGCTGGAAATGACCTGGAGGAACGTAACAAGATTACAGACGCAGGCAAGCGATCGAGCGCCTACCTGGTTTCGACAGGGTAAGACACACaacaaacataataaattaattccttgCATTAATTGTATCTTTATCCTTTACACAGACAAGAGTCGGCAGCTTGAACACGGTTTGGAAGGGCACGTACAATGGCTTCATGCTTGGCCAGTAAGTACCATAATTTTATACTATGTACCGTTCTATTTGAAATgctagaataattttaatacacgGGATGTGACAAATTGATAGCACTCATAATCAATTCCTCACCAATTCCTTCCTAAAatgtctgatttttattttatcatgaaCATCccgcaattattaaaaatgctagcataattttaatccacGGGATGTGACAGTTTTCCTTCATAAAATgtcagatatttattttatcattaacaTCCCCTTCCTTACATCTGTGTTCAACATCTACTTAATATTCCAGACCTATGCCGGACTATCAGGAGTCGTACCCGACCGTCAAAGAGAGGATGCGCGAAAGGCAGCAACAGTATATTGACTGGAAACGTGCTCGACTCAACCCAAATGTAGACGTGCCATTATTGAAGATGCAAAGGCGAAGTCCTGAGTTGCCGAAGCTGGAATTCCATCATCAGGCATGGCTTGAGCTGTCCGCAAAATCGGTGGCAAAAAAAGACCAGTAAGTCAACACGTAACCtccttattttttcctttttattaattaatgcttCTGCTTTTCCCCTAGACTTGCTGCACTGGACTATCTCAGGTCCTCGCATCCCCAGGTCAATAGAGAGCTTGACGAGCACAACGCTCTACAGAGGTAAGAATCAATGAAGTTTACATATTAAGCAATTcactaaacaaataattatttccctcTAGAGATGCCTTGCAGTGCCGCTCTTGGAGTATAAGTGGCTACAGACCGCACTCGACGCAGTGTCAGGCGAATGCACTCTTTTACGGGATGACGAAGACCTTTGGATTGCTCACCTCAACATCGACTTGGATGCAGCCGTCTACCAATGCCTGCAGGAGGCAGTGGGAGTCTGGGCACACTTCACTTTGCCAGGACGTGGCAAAAATTCAGACAAATGTAGCAATTATTTCCATACCTCTACCATGatattaattcttttattcCACACAGACAAACTGCTCGTCAAGGCCCTAAGCAGCACTAGTCCATCTTTGCAGGTGAAGATTGGCTTCAACAACGCCACCATTGACCAGTCGTGGCTCATCCGTATGACCCGGGGTGTCGAGCTGAAGTGCCTGATTCACCATCGCAACTATCGTCTACCAGATCCCTTATGCAGCCACATTAGACGCACTGACAGCCTTGCGTCACCTGTTCTTTCCAGGAAGGGGTCCACCAGAAGCACAACTGGGATCGCCGctggtaaattttttacaatttttcttgtacCTAATTTGTtacttaatttcaaattcctaAATTCAGGTACCGCAAGAGGTTATTGACGGGTTGCGCAACGGACATAAACAGCTGATAGGAGGCCCACTCAATGATGAGCAGCTGGACGCCGTCTGCAACATCCTGACCCACAGCCGCCTGCACCACGTTTAAATTTGGTGGGACCGCCCGGAAAAGGGAAGACGAGGGTTCTCGACGAGTTGCTGCTCCAAATTTACAAACACCACATGGAGGACAACCCGGCAGATGCCCTGTAAGTATAGCACTCAATTAaaccaattaatatttactcaTTCTTTAATGTTTGCAGCGTCCACCTGGTAGTAAATAGCAACAAGGGTATTGGCGCGACAGTCAGGAGACTCCTGCATAGAGACGTCGACCGGGCCGCCATCGTGAGACTGACTTCTGAGAGGGAACTGGCAAACTGCCCAGAAGAGACCACGGACCTGACCCTGCGAGCATCAAAGGTTCAGTACAAGAGGGAACACCAGATCATAATTGGCACACCAATCTCTATTGCGCGGATCAGCTTATCAGAAGGTGCCAACAACCGCCCGCCACTCATCACATTGAtaagttatatttaaaaatatttaattataattgaaaatctttcaatCTTTCACGGGATGTTACCACTGCTAATATATATCTGATAAAACTTGATTTACGATTTCCAAGCCAACCAACTGTCACTCATCCACCCCGAATATTTCATATTGACAATTTAATAAAGCAGCTCTATTCTCCACAGCTCGACGAGGCAGGTTCCTTTTCCTTCCCTGACATCGCAGGAGCCCTTACGATGAACGGCCAGGCAGTCGCAACAGTCGCAGCAGGAGATCCACTTCAACTCACCCCCAGAAGCATGAGTCCCGTCAACGCAGCCCTGGATGGTGGGAAAACCATCTCCCACCTGCTTCCCCATACTGGAGATTGGATTGGACCAAAGTAAGTGTTTAATAGTGGCATTCAAGTTCaacactaatttaatttcttttttccagcTACATCCCCCACCCAGGCTGCGGCACGTACCTGACGAGGAATTACCGTTCCCACTACAAGATCGTGGAAGCAATCTCCTCTATTTTCTACAATGGCAAAATGgtaagtttaattaatttatgatattttaatttccatcaattaattatttccaattattttcagacGGCAGCCCAGCCCACAACACCAAGTGACGATCGCTGCAAACTGCGCGAAGCATTACAGCCGTTCGGCCTGGGGGACACGGCCGAGGCCTTGTACTGGCTGGACTTCCACAGTCAAGCTGAGAGGGGTCTATATGACCCCTCTCTCAACAACCCTGGCGAAGCTCGTCTTGTTGCCAGCATTGCTTCGCAGGTCTCTTCACGGGTTGGTGCCAACAGAGTGTGCGTCTTGACACCATACAGACGTCAGGTAATTTATTAGAGCAATTAATGGTAATTTAACAGTcgaatttaacactttctatATGATTTCAGATAGAGGATATTGCCAAACTGGTGCCTCAAAAGATCCCCGTCCAGACAATTGACGACATCCTCGGACTAGACAGGGACATTGTTGTGATCTCCCTTGTGCGGGCTGAGAAAGGAGGGGTCTGCTCAAGGAAAGCTGAAGCTGTGGTGATCAAGAGGGAGTTGGCGCACGACGAGCATTTGCAGCCGGAAGCCCCATCCTTCCTCGGCTTTATGTCTCACCCCAACCGTGCCAATGTGATGCTAAGCCGAGGTAAAGAGGTTGTCCTGATTGTTGGTTCCAAGGAGCTCTACCTTCGATCGAACGCAGCCCACTGGCGCCAAATTGCGGACAGATGTGTGAGCCTGCAAGTGGCAAACTTTGAGTGTTGATTGTGCTTTTTGTGATTAATTGTGTGCCAGCTTGCGAGTGCCACGTATtagtaatatttatattcttaACTGTGCCTCATTTACCATCTCAATTTTGGATCCGTTGTTACATGCTTagctttataattatattttaatattgtgacTTCTTGTGAAATTATACGGGATGACagaaacataaatcaatataataaatacacTGTTTCTTAAATGACTTCAATACATCAATAAATATGTGTTACATCtcaaattataacaataatttatgactgaaatttgtctcttttacgggttgaataaattattttacatgtaaaaaagaatttgtttCATCAAAGTATCCATATTCTAACCATTCCATAATTTGTTGGTTGTTTGTCAATaaagatgataataattataatataaaagcaACACTTTATTGTAAACTATTGCTAGCAACCCGCACAAAACATCGGTTACACGCTACAACACTAGGAGGCAATATAAAATTGGATCAAGGCGAATATTTAGGTGAAAATTAGGATTAATCACGTACAATATGGCTTTGTGATTAcaaaaagtataaatatttatcaattgcACGCTCACAACAGCCTAAACAACAGACTAACGCTATGATCcatatcatttttttggaaaaaaatgctgttGATAACATCAAAATCTGCATGAGAGTTGCTCTAAGATCAAAATATATGACACTACACAAATCAATTGGGCAATAATGACAAGGAAATTAAGTGATCGATGCCATTTGCCAATGTAACAATTGCATTCGATCAACACTTACATCAGCAGACAACTCTtatgtattaataaaaaaatttattgctgtaCTTTTCCAATTACAAATCTCGCCTACCATTGCCATAACTGTTAATAGGACAGAGCACCTTATAAAAGAACAGATTTTCCCCCGCGCgccaaaaacttttcaattcaCTAACCACACACCAGATGGCAGCACTATTCAGTCTAGAGCATTTTAATCTCGGTATGATACAACCTATCAACCACTATATTAACCGGTTTTTACCAGTAAAACTGGCTAAATATACCGGTAAAAACCGATACATTTGACCGGTTTTACCGGTTGTTATAGCCGGTTATACCGGTTATTTTGACCAGTTAATATCGGTTGCATGCATTAGGTCACGTGGTACCTCAATACTGCCAACTCAAAGTGctgttttgaaacaatttttttggaacCCAAAAAGGGTCCCATGGGGCCCCCTACTATTTTTAATGGGTTCCCCAACCTAAAATGTACCCCCACACcaaatttgaacaatattGGTTTTAAGTGCTTCGTGAGTCTCTTCGTGACTGTTTTTGAATCTATGAGGTTTCATGGTGTCAA
The nucleotide sequence above comes from Cloeon dipterum chromosome X, ieCloDipt1.1, whole genome shotgun sequence. Encoded proteins:
- the LOC135945170 gene encoding uncharacterized protein LOC135945170, which codes for MKPLGTFWKYGAGEVIRIVSFKVEEEFRDGNRYHGCIYRRAAFSLLGEKADGRELFQTDRCCEVVEKDLRCCVSVGATQAEGEDMFFCRYSWDKVYNSRISRTGIFMDVVKFLMPRFFIMENVKEIVTHDKGKHLRESLKTALDHGYQARMMVLLADDFGDFCNEEPAIFGPVTVRDAISDLKDLETTLGAKPYPPVQSAYQAKMRRGSDRVKLHRMVKPLSRVDQVRISKIKPGEDWSVLLTEPADQCGLQRTNLAPNMLSRTGPRNGWWKGAYGRLEWNKKFKTIIASQNLASKSGTLIHPQVDRTITLREIARAQSFPDNFVFRGTPRAIQRLIGNAVPPLLAECIGFSFQQ